The following proteins are co-located in the Dromiciops gliroides isolate mDroGli1 chromosome 2, mDroGli1.pri, whole genome shotgun sequence genome:
- the RNF170 gene encoding E3 ubiquitin-protein ligase RNF170 isoform X4: MSCPICLHQASLPIETNCGHLFCGTCIIAYWRYGSWLGAISCPICRQTVTLLLPVFGEDNQTQDVSELHQDIYDYNRRFSGQPRSIVERIMDLPTLLRHAFREMFSVGGLFWMFRIRILLCLLGAFFYLISPLDFVPEALFGILGFLDDFFVIFLLLIYISIMYREVLTQRLNR; encoded by the exons ATGTCCTGTCCAATCTGTTTACATCAGGCTTCTCTTCCTATTGAAACAAACTGTGGACATCTTTTCTGTG GTACCTGCATTATTGCATATTGGCGATATGGTTCATGGCTTGGGGCCATTAGTTGTCCAATCTGTAGACAAACG GTGACCTTACTCTTACCAGTATTTGGTGAAGATAATCAGACTCAGGATGTCTCAGAATTGCATCAAGATATTTATGACTATAATCGAAGATTCTCAGGACAACCCAGATCA ATTGTGGAAAGAATTATGGATCTGCCCACTTTACTGAGACATGCATTCAGGGAAATGTTTTCAGTTGGGGGCCTTTTCTGGATGTTCCGCATCAGGATATTACTTTGTTTACTGGGAGCTTTTTTCTATCTGATATCACCTTTGGATTTTGTTCCTGAAGCCTTGTTTGGAATTCTAGGATTTCTAGATGATTTCTTTGTCATCTTTTTATTGCTTATATACATCTCCATCATGTATCGAGAAGTGCTAACACAAAGGCTAAAcagatga